The Acidobacteriota bacterium genome includes a window with the following:
- a CDS encoding molybdenum cofactor biosynthesis protein MoaB: MGHTEHKALSPAVANCYILTISDTRTEATDTSGRAIFDLLFAGGHQVTGRKIVHDEPDEVLAAITEQMNKPGVQVIITTGGTGITARDTTCETITHLLDKRLDGFGELFRMLSYQEIGSAAMMSRAVGGLAKGKVILSLPGSEAAVRLAMTKLILPELGHLVREASR, from the coding sequence ATGGGACACACCGAGCACAAGGCGCTCTCCCCCGCCGTCGCGAACTGCTACATCCTCACGATCAGCGATACGCGCACGGAAGCGACCGATACGAGCGGGCGCGCCATTTTCGATCTGCTCTTCGCGGGAGGGCACCAGGTGACGGGCCGGAAGATCGTTCACGACGAGCCCGACGAGGTCCTCGCCGCCATCACCGAGCAGATGAACAAGCCCGGTGTGCAGGTGATCATCACCACCGGCGGTACCGGCATCACGGCCCGCGACACGACCTGCGAGACCATCACGCACCTGCTCGACAAGCGCCTCGACGGATTCGGCGAGCTGTTCCGCATGCTGAGCTACCAGGAGATCGGGTCGGCCGCGATGATGAGCCGCGCGGTCGGCGGGCTCGCGAAGGGCAAGGTAATCCTGTCGCTCCCCGGCTCGGAGGCCGCGGTGCGTCTGGCGATGACGAAGCTGATTCTCCCCGAACTCGGACACCTCGTGCGGGAGGCCTCGCGGTGA